The following proteins are co-located in the Pseudomonas cavernae genome:
- a CDS encoding SDR family oxidoreductase has product MSGHSGLDYNGKVVLITGGTKGIGAGIARSFLAANARVIVCGRTAPEELPSVGEARAAFIAADVRDQDSLRALFDTVRADYGRLDVLINNAGGSPAAEAATASPRFHEGIIRLNLIAPLNVAQQANLLMQEQADGGCIVFIGSISALRASPGTAAYGAAKAGVLALVQSLAVEWAPKVRVVAVSPGLVRTELSHLHYGDEAGIAAVSAGIPAGRMAVPEDIGNACLYIASPLAGYASGCNLLLNGGGERPTFLAAAQVAPN; this is encoded by the coding sequence ATGAGTGGTCACTCGGGGCTGGATTACAACGGTAAGGTGGTGCTGATCACCGGCGGCACCAAAGGCATAGGCGCGGGTATCGCCCGCAGCTTTCTGGCGGCCAATGCCCGGGTCATCGTCTGCGGGCGCACGGCTCCCGAGGAGTTGCCGAGCGTGGGCGAGGCCCGTGCGGCGTTCATCGCGGCCGACGTGCGCGACCAGGATTCGCTGCGGGCCTTGTTCGACACGGTGCGCGCCGACTACGGCCGCCTCGACGTGCTGATCAACAATGCCGGCGGCAGCCCGGCGGCGGAAGCCGCCACGGCATCGCCGCGCTTTCACGAAGGGATCATCCGCCTCAACTTGATCGCGCCGCTGAATGTCGCGCAGCAGGCCAACCTGCTGATGCAGGAGCAGGCGGATGGCGGTTGCATCGTCTTTATCGGCAGCATCAGTGCCCTGCGCGCATCCCCGGGTACCGCCGCCTATGGCGCGGCCAAGGCCGGGGTCTTGGCCCTGGTGCAGTCGCTGGCGGTGGAGTGGGCGCCCAAGGTGCGGGTGGTGGCAGTCAGCCCCGGCCTGGTTCGCACCGAGCTGTCCCATCTGCACTACGGCGACGAGGCCGGCATCGCGGCGGTCAGCGCGGGTATTCCGGCTGGGCGCATGGCCGTGCCGGAAGACATCGGCAATGCCTGCCTGTACATCGCTTCACCGCTGGCCGGTTACGCCAGCGGCTGCAACCTGCTGCTGAATGGCGGTGGCGAACGTCCGACGTTCCTCGCCGCCGCGCAGGTTGCGCCCAACTGA
- a CDS encoding bifunctional MaoC family dehydratase N-terminal/OB-fold nucleic acid binding domain-containing protein → MADPELQSKVRALVGREYGRVNAWDEVNAPMIRQWCEVMGLDNPLYSNPQLAAKSSNDGLVAPASMLQVWCMEGLHANNYPPGSTTENPYEVLKLIESYGYPAVVAVNSELTFERNVRPGEKLYYTTRLDAVGDEKTTGLGTGFFVTLIMSYFSEQAAGDEKVGELLFRVFKFRPAHVQKPAAAAPEVPAAAKRPKPGVSDDSRFFWDGCTEGKLLIQRCTQCATLRHPPAPVCIECHSFDWDTLQASGKASLYSFVVMHYPEVAPFDHPNPIGLIELDEGVRLVAGLVGVKREDISIGQRLQVEFQTFDGDLALPMFRPLAE, encoded by the coding sequence TTGGCTGATCCAGAATTGCAATCCAAAGTGCGCGCCCTAGTGGGGCGCGAGTACGGTCGCGTGAATGCCTGGGACGAAGTCAATGCGCCGATGATTCGCCAGTGGTGCGAAGTCATGGGCCTGGACAACCCGCTCTACAGCAACCCGCAGTTGGCTGCCAAGAGCAGCAACGACGGGTTGGTGGCCCCGGCATCGATGCTCCAGGTCTGGTGCATGGAAGGCCTTCACGCGAACAACTATCCGCCCGGCTCGACCACCGAGAACCCCTACGAGGTGCTCAAGCTCATCGAGAGTTACGGCTACCCGGCGGTGGTGGCGGTGAACTCCGAGCTGACCTTCGAGCGCAACGTGCGCCCCGGCGAGAAGCTCTACTACACCACGCGCCTGGACGCGGTCGGCGACGAGAAGACCACGGGCCTGGGCACCGGCTTCTTCGTCACCCTGATCATGAGCTACTTCAGCGAGCAGGCCGCTGGCGACGAGAAGGTCGGCGAACTGCTGTTCCGCGTCTTCAAGTTCCGTCCGGCTCATGTGCAGAAGCCGGCGGCCGCAGCGCCGGAAGTCCCGGCAGCGGCCAAGCGGCCGAAGCCGGGTGTGAGCGATGACTCCCGTTTCTTCTGGGACGGCTGCACCGAAGGCAAGCTGCTGATCCAGCGTTGCACCCAGTGCGCGACCCTGCGGCATCCGCCGGCACCGGTGTGCATCGAGTGCCACAGCTTCGACTGGGACACCCTGCAGGCCAGCGGCAAGGCCAGCCTGTATTCCTTCGTGGTGATGCACTACCCGGAAGTGGCGCCCTTCGATCATCCCAACCCGATCGGCTTGATCGAGCTGGACGAAGGCGTGCGCCTGGTCGCCGGCCTGGTTGGCGTCAAACGCGAAGACATCAGCATCGGCCAACGCCTGCAGGTCGAGTTCCAGACCTTCGACGGTGATCTGGCGCTGCCGATGTTCCGGCCGTTGGCAGAGTAG
- a CDS encoding MaoC family dehydratase, with protein MTSKNTKRFEDVRPGEVLPELAIPITVSLITGGAIATRDYFPGHHDLEAARELGSPHIFMNILTTNGLVQRFVEEWAGPEARFLSLKIKLGAPNYPGDCMTFSGEVTHQDAATRSLEVTLKGKNSMGNHVTGTVALVLP; from the coding sequence ATGACCTCGAAGAACACCAAGCGCTTTGAAGACGTGCGCCCCGGCGAAGTGCTGCCGGAGCTGGCGATCCCGATCACTGTCAGCCTGATCACCGGGGGCGCGATCGCCACCCGCGATTACTTCCCCGGTCACCATGACCTGGAGGCGGCGCGCGAGCTCGGCTCACCGCATATTTTCATGAACATCCTCACCACCAACGGCCTGGTCCAGCGCTTCGTCGAAGAGTGGGCAGGCCCGGAGGCGCGTTTCCTGTCGCTGAAAATCAAGCTCGGAGCACCGAACTACCCGGGTGACTGCATGACCTTCAGTGGCGAAGTGACCCATCAGGATGCCGCCACGCGCAGCCTGGAAGTGACCCTCAAGGGCAAAAATTCCATGGGCAACCACGTGACCGGTACGGTCGCGCTGGTTCTGCCCTAA
- a CDS encoding ferredoxin--NADP reductase, with translation MSIQDYLTLSVARVIEETFDSRSLEFELPAGLAERFSYRPGQFLTLRVPFEGGWLPRCYSLSSTPLLDEPLRVTVKRVRDGRASNWLCDAVQAGDSLQVLVPAGIFVPRNLDTDLLLFGGGSGVTPVLSILRSALLAGSGRILLIYANRDEASVIFRDELKALASEHPQRLQVIHWLDSVQGIPAVSQLAELARPFAAAEAFICGPGPFMDAAVSALHSLGMPSARVHVERFVSLPEEGSVTPHAPVDTAQVCSQLSVRLDGEEFEMPCAEGETLLEAMQRAGLKPPSSCLVGSCATCMCTVESGTVEMLRNEALDQQEINEGWTLACQSLARSEHLRVRFPE, from the coding sequence ATGAGCATTCAGGACTATCTCACCCTAAGCGTTGCGCGGGTGATCGAAGAAACCTTCGACAGCCGTTCGCTGGAGTTCGAGCTGCCGGCTGGGCTGGCCGAACGTTTTAGCTACCGGCCGGGACAGTTCCTGACCCTGCGCGTGCCGTTCGAAGGCGGCTGGTTGCCGCGCTGCTATTCGCTGTCGAGCACGCCGTTGCTCGATGAGCCGCTGCGGGTCACCGTCAAGCGGGTGCGTGACGGGCGGGCCTCGAACTGGCTGTGCGACGCGGTGCAGGCCGGTGACAGCCTGCAAGTGCTGGTGCCGGCCGGGATATTCGTGCCGCGTAATCTGGACACCGACCTGCTGCTGTTCGGTGGCGGCAGCGGGGTCACGCCGGTGCTGTCGATCCTGCGCTCGGCCTTGCTGGCCGGCAGCGGGCGCATCCTGCTGATCTACGCCAACCGCGACGAAGCCTCGGTGATCTTCCGTGATGAGCTCAAGGCCCTGGCCAGCGAGCACCCGCAGCGCCTGCAGGTGATCCACTGGCTGGATTCGGTGCAAGGCATCCCGGCGGTCAGCCAACTGGCCGAACTGGCCCGCCCATTCGCGGCGGCCGAGGCCTTCATCTGCGGCCCCGGGCCGTTTATGGATGCGGCGGTCAGCGCCTTGCACAGCCTCGGCATGCCGTCTGCGCGGGTGCATGTCGAGCGCTTCGTGTCCCTGCCGGAAGAGGGCTCGGTGACGCCGCATGCGCCGGTCGATACCGCCCAGGTGTGCAGCCAGCTGTCGGTGCGCCTGGACGGTGAAGAGTTCGAGATGCCCTGCGCCGAAGGTGAAACCCTGCTCGAAGCCATGCAGCGGGCCGGCCTGAAACCGCCGAGTTCGTGTCTGGTCGGCTCTTGCGCGACCTGCATGTGCACGGTCGAAAGCGGCACGGTGGAAATGCTGCGCAACGAAGCCCTCGACCAGCAGGAAATTAACGAAGGCTGGACCCTGGCCTGCCAGTCGCTGGCCCGTAGTGAGCACCTGCGGGTGCGCTTCCCTGAATGA
- a CDS encoding lipid-transfer protein — protein sequence MTNSSISGRAAIVGLGATEFSKNSGRTELRLAMEATLAALKDAGIDPSEVEGFSSYSVDKVPEYEIARLLGCKDVKFFSQVPHGGGAACAPVMHAAMAVATGVAKVVVVYRAMNERSWYRFGTGSYGFGATPFFDNVNYGWYMPHGLHTPASWVGMFAQRYMHRYGATSEDFGRVAVAVRDFAATNPAAFFYGKPITLEEHQASRWICEPLHLLDCCQESDGAVAMVITSAERAKDLRQKPVVIKAGAQGISDGQQSMTSFYRDDITGLPEMGVVAKELYGQSGLGPDAFQTAVIYDHFTPFVLPQLEEFGFVKRGEAKEFIRAGHHARGGKLPINTHGGQLGEAYIHGMNGIAEAVRQVRGAAVNQVADVENVLVTAGTGVPTSGLILGSA from the coding sequence ATGACGAATTCGTCGATTTCCGGGCGCGCCGCCATTGTTGGGCTGGGCGCGACCGAGTTTTCCAAGAACTCCGGGCGCACCGAACTGCGCCTGGCCATGGAAGCGACGCTGGCGGCACTGAAGGATGCCGGCATCGATCCGTCCGAGGTTGAGGGCTTCAGCTCCTACTCGGTGGACAAGGTGCCGGAGTACGAGATCGCCCGCCTGCTGGGCTGCAAGGACGTCAAGTTCTTCTCCCAGGTGCCCCACGGCGGCGGCGCGGCCTGCGCCCCGGTGATGCACGCGGCGATGGCCGTGGCCACCGGCGTGGCCAAGGTGGTGGTGGTCTACCGGGCGATGAACGAGCGTTCCTGGTATCGCTTCGGCACTGGCAGCTACGGCTTCGGCGCGACGCCGTTCTTCGACAACGTCAACTACGGCTGGTACATGCCCCACGGCTTGCACACCCCGGCCTCCTGGGTCGGGATGTTCGCCCAGCGCTACATGCACCGCTACGGCGCCACCTCCGAGGACTTCGGCCGAGTGGCCGTGGCCGTGCGCGACTTCGCCGCGACCAACCCGGCGGCGTTCTTCTATGGCAAGCCGATCACCCTCGAAGAGCACCAGGCTTCGCGCTGGATCTGCGAGCCGCTGCACCTGCTCGATTGCTGCCAGGAATCCGATGGCGCGGTGGCCATGGTCATTACCTCGGCCGAGCGCGCCAAGGACCTGCGCCAGAAGCCGGTGGTGATCAAGGCTGGCGCCCAGGGCATCAGCGATGGCCAGCAGAGCATGACCTCGTTCTACCGTGACGACATCACCGGCCTGCCGGAGATGGGCGTGGTCGCCAAGGAGCTGTACGGCCAGTCGGGCCTGGGCCCTGATGCGTTCCAGACCGCGGTGATCTACGACCACTTCACCCCGTTCGTGTTGCCGCAACTGGAAGAGTTCGGTTTCGTCAAACGCGGCGAGGCCAAGGAGTTCATCCGCGCCGGCCACCATGCACGCGGCGGCAAGCTGCCGATCAACACCCACGGCGGGCAGTTGGGCGAGGCCTATATCCACGGCATGAACGGCATTGCCGAAGCGGTGCGCCAGGTACGTGGCGCGGCGGTGAACCAGGTCGCGGATGTCGAAAACGTGCTGGTAACCGCCGGGACCGGCGTGCCTACCAGCGGCCTGATTCTCGGCTCGGCATAA
- a CDS encoding acyl-CoA dehydrogenase family protein yields the protein MNFEFSEDQRAIAEMAGSLMSDYCTDDRLREWDVAGQPYMQGLWTACVETGLQALAIPEAAGGSGLGMTELMLLLEAQGRALGQVPLWRHQLAAATLAQFGGAELAPWAEQAASASALLSLSLDGLSSAHGIELQAQPDADGWRLDGRVAAVALAEQSAAALVVAQLEGQPRLVLLDLSHAGITTVPGVMTHGEALADLQVQGVTLGACQVLPQAALAWLEARAIAALAALQLGVSAEQIQRTVAYVSEREQFDRRIGSFQAVQMSMADAHVALEALRGALWQLCYRLDAGLAAPSEALATAWLACEAGHRIGHVAQHVHGGIGVDLTYPIHRFLYWSRALSSALGGSAASLERLGDWLSDNDTLGWKYDLEEHQAL from the coding sequence ATGAATTTCGAATTCAGCGAAGACCAGCGCGCCATTGCCGAAATGGCCGGCAGCCTGATGAGCGACTACTGCACCGACGACCGTCTGCGCGAGTGGGACGTGGCGGGCCAGCCGTACATGCAGGGCCTGTGGACGGCGTGCGTGGAAACCGGCCTGCAAGCCTTGGCCATCCCGGAAGCGGCCGGCGGCAGCGGGCTGGGCATGACCGAATTGATGTTGCTGCTCGAAGCCCAGGGTCGTGCCCTCGGCCAGGTGCCGTTGTGGCGCCACCAACTGGCGGCGGCGACCCTGGCACAGTTCGGCGGCGCTGAGCTGGCGCCCTGGGCCGAGCAAGCGGCCAGCGCCAGCGCGCTGTTGAGCCTGTCGCTCGATGGCCTGAGCAGCGCCCATGGCATCGAACTGCAGGCGCAGCCCGACGCCGACGGCTGGCGTCTGGACGGACGGGTCGCGGCCGTGGCCCTGGCCGAGCAATCGGCCGCGGCATTGGTGGTGGCGCAGCTCGAGGGCCAGCCCCGGCTGGTCTTGCTGGATCTGAGCCACGCCGGCATCACCACCGTGCCGGGGGTGATGACCCACGGCGAAGCGCTGGCCGACCTGCAGGTGCAGGGCGTCACGCTCGGCGCCTGCCAGGTGTTGCCGCAAGCCGCGCTGGCCTGGCTCGAAGCCCGCGCCATCGCCGCCCTGGCGGCCTTGCAGTTGGGCGTCAGCGCCGAACAGATCCAGCGCACCGTCGCGTACGTCAGCGAGCGCGAGCAGTTCGATCGCCGCATCGGCAGTTTTCAGGCCGTGCAGATGAGCATGGCCGACGCGCATGTGGCCCTCGAAGCCCTGCGCGGTGCGCTGTGGCAATTGTGCTACCGCCTGGACGCCGGCTTGGCGGCACCTTCCGAGGCCTTGGCCACGGCTTGGCTGGCCTGCGAGGCCGGGCACCGGATCGGCCACGTCGCACAGCATGTGCACGGCGGCATCGGCGTCGACCTGACCTACCCGATACACCGCTTTCTCTACTGGAGCCGCGCCCTGAGCAGTGCCTTGGGTGGCTCGGCGGCGAGCTTGGAACGTCTCGGCGATTGGCTGAGCGATAACGACACGTTGGGATGGAAATATGACCTCGAAGAACACCAAGCGCTTTGA
- a CDS encoding enoyl-CoA hydratase, which yields MPDPLVPPVLLEFPAPGVALLRLNRPQATNALSLELQALLSQHFSALGADPEVRCILLTGGDKVFAAGGDINSMAGVGPIDIYQRHTERVWAPIQHCPKPVIAAVCGYAYGGGCELAMLADIIVAGHGARFCQPEIRIGIMPGIGGTQRLVRAVGKAKAMRMALTGQPITAEEAWISGLVSEVVADDQVQAHALQMAQLIAAMPPLAAEQIKEVILAGMDAPLEAGLALERKANALLFASRDQKEGMQAFIDKRPPQFEGR from the coding sequence ATGCCTGATCCACTGGTTCCACCGGTATTGCTGGAATTCCCGGCCCCCGGCGTCGCCCTGCTGCGGCTCAACCGCCCGCAGGCGACCAATGCCCTGAGCCTGGAACTGCAGGCGCTGCTCTCGCAGCACTTCAGCGCGCTGGGCGCCGACCCCGAGGTGCGCTGCATCCTGCTGACCGGCGGCGACAAGGTGTTCGCCGCCGGCGGCGACATCAACAGCATGGCCGGGGTCGGCCCGATCGATATCTACCAGCGCCACACCGAGCGGGTCTGGGCACCGATCCAGCATTGCCCGAAACCGGTGATCGCCGCCGTCTGCGGTTACGCCTATGGCGGCGGCTGCGAGCTGGCCATGCTCGCCGACATCATCGTCGCCGGGCACGGCGCGCGCTTCTGCCAGCCGGAAATCCGCATCGGCATCATGCCCGGCATCGGCGGCACCCAGCGCCTGGTGCGCGCGGTGGGCAAGGCCAAGGCCATGCGCATGGCGTTGACCGGCCAGCCGATCACCGCCGAGGAAGCCTGGATCTCCGGGCTGGTCAGCGAAGTGGTGGCCGACGATCAGGTGCAGGCCCATGCCCTGCAGATGGCGCAACTGATTGCGGCGATGCCGCCGCTGGCCGCCGAGCAGATCAAGGAAGTCATCCTCGCCGGCATGGACGCGCCGCTGGAAGCCGGCCTGGCCCTGGAGCGCAAGGCCAATGCCCTACTGTTCGCCTCGCGCGACCAGAAGGAAGGCATGCAGGCCTTTATCGACAAGCGCCCGCCGCAGTTCGAAGGTCGCTGA
- a CDS encoding acyl-CoA dehydrogenase family protein produces the protein MFVDLTPEQHALRLKVRDYFQNLMTPELRQQLRGKEGGELYRNTIAKMGRDGWLAVGWPKEHGGQGYAATEQLIFFEEANIAGAPLPFVTISTVGPALMAHGSALQKEKFLPGIAAGEVIFAIGYSEAGAGSDLAVLKTTAREDADGFVVNGSKLWTSGAEAADYIWLAARTDPERPRHKGVSIMILDTTAEGFSSTVIPTTSNPTAATYYDNVRVPREMLVGELHGGWKLITAQLNHERLGLGAWSDKVVGLFRRVYMWARSADEQGHRATDKAWVRRELAECYARLEAMRMINFRIAADLEQGRMDVALASTTKVYGSESAIEILRKLSAIVGAGGLVRAGSAAASLLGELEYEVRASVTLTFGGGTNEIQRELIAQFGLGMPRTQR, from the coding sequence ATGTTCGTCGATCTCACCCCCGAACAGCATGCTCTGCGCCTCAAGGTTCGAGACTATTTCCAGAACCTGATGACCCCCGAGCTGCGCCAGCAATTGCGCGGCAAGGAAGGCGGCGAGCTGTACCGCAACACCATCGCCAAGATGGGCCGTGACGGCTGGCTGGCCGTTGGCTGGCCCAAGGAGCACGGCGGTCAGGGCTATGCCGCTACCGAGCAGTTGATCTTCTTCGAAGAAGCCAACATCGCCGGTGCACCGCTGCCGTTCGTGACCATCAGCACCGTGGGCCCGGCCTTGATGGCCCATGGCTCGGCGCTGCAGAAGGAAAAGTTCCTGCCAGGGATCGCCGCCGGTGAAGTCATTTTCGCCATCGGTTACTCCGAAGCTGGCGCCGGCAGCGACCTGGCAGTGCTGAAAACCACGGCCCGCGAGGACGCTGACGGCTTCGTGGTCAATGGCAGCAAACTCTGGACCTCGGGAGCCGAAGCGGCCGACTACATCTGGCTGGCGGCGCGCACCGATCCTGAGCGGCCACGGCACAAAGGCGTGTCGATCATGATCCTCGACACCACGGCCGAGGGTTTCTCCAGCACCGTGATCCCGACCACCAGCAACCCCACCGCCGCCACCTACTACGACAACGTACGGGTGCCGCGTGAGATGCTGGTCGGTGAGCTGCATGGCGGCTGGAAACTGATCACCGCCCAGCTCAACCACGAACGCCTGGGCCTGGGTGCCTGGTCGGACAAAGTGGTCGGGTTGTTCCGCCGGGTTTATATGTGGGCACGCAGTGCCGATGAACAGGGCCACCGTGCCACCGACAAGGCCTGGGTGCGCCGCGAACTGGCCGAGTGCTATGCACGCCTGGAGGCCATGCGGATGATCAACTTCCGCATCGCCGCTGACCTCGAACAGGGCCGCATGGATGTGGCACTGGCCTCGACTACCAAGGTCTACGGTTCGGAATCGGCCATCGAGATCCTGCGCAAGCTCTCGGCAATTGTCGGTGCCGGCGGCCTGGTGCGTGCCGGATCGGCAGCGGCCTCGCTGCTCGGCGAGCTGGAATACGAAGTGCGGGCCTCGGTGACGTTGACGTTCGGCGGTGGCACCAATGAAATCCAGCGCGAGCTGATCGCCCAGTTCGGCCTGGGAATGCCACGTACGCAGCGCTGA
- a CDS encoding FadD3 family acyl-CoA ligase, translating into MTAFSASPDTCAAWNPLPLSIPALLSAAAERYAGRAAIEEDGVATDYRDLPELALGVSRSLMALGIAPGDRVAIWAPNCRDWIVAALGVHCAGAVLVPLNTRMKGGEAADILLRSQARVLFVQGEFLGVDYQAQLAPQRPASLEHLVLFGTAEPQQAGDLGWSGFLGKGAQVSAADARERAAAVGPEDLSDLLFTSGTTGKPKGVMSAHGQNLRAFNEYVKVIGLQPGDRYLIVNPFFHSFGYKAGWLTCLLAGATILPQPVFDAEAVFQRIAAERISVLPGPPTLYLSMLAHPRLAETDLSSLRIAVTGAATIPPVLIERMRNELGFAVVTTAYGLTECGGLATICNPDDPADIIAGTSGQAIVGTEVSIRSADNQPLGAGESGEICLRGFHVMQGYFNDPAATAETIDAEGWLHTGDVGNLDARGNLRITDRLKDMFIVGGFNCYPAEIEAGLLEHPAIAQVAVIGIPDERMGEVGCACVVLRHGQQLDEPALIAWARERMANYKVPRQVRFFQALPVNASNKVVKNELRAALAG; encoded by the coding sequence ATGACTGCATTTTCCGCATCACCAGACACCTGCGCTGCCTGGAATCCGCTGCCCCTGTCGATTCCCGCCCTGTTGTCCGCTGCCGCCGAGCGCTATGCCGGGCGGGCGGCCATCGAGGAAGACGGGGTCGCCACCGATTACCGTGACTTGCCGGAGCTGGCCCTGGGGGTCAGTCGCAGTCTGATGGCGTTGGGCATTGCGCCTGGCGACCGGGTGGCGATCTGGGCGCCGAACTGCCGCGACTGGATTGTCGCCGCGCTGGGCGTGCATTGCGCCGGAGCGGTGTTGGTGCCGCTCAACACCCGCATGAAGGGCGGCGAGGCGGCGGATATCCTGCTGCGCAGCCAGGCACGGGTGCTGTTCGTCCAGGGCGAGTTTCTCGGCGTCGACTACCAGGCACAGCTGGCGCCGCAACGCCCGGCCAGCCTCGAACACCTGGTGCTGTTCGGCACGGCAGAACCGCAGCAGGCCGGCGATCTGGGCTGGTCCGGGTTCCTCGGCAAAGGCGCGCAGGTCAGTGCCGCGGACGCCCGCGAACGGGCGGCGGCGGTGGGCCCGGAGGATTTGTCCGATTTGTTGTTCACCTCCGGCACCACCGGCAAACCCAAGGGCGTGATGAGCGCCCACGGGCAAAACCTGCGGGCCTTCAACGAGTACGTCAAGGTCATCGGCCTGCAGCCCGGCGACCGTTACCTGATCGTCAATCCGTTCTTCCATTCCTTCGGCTACAAGGCCGGGTGGCTGACTTGCCTGCTGGCCGGGGCGACCATCCTGCCGCAGCCGGTGTTCGACGCCGAGGCGGTGTTCCAGCGCATTGCCGCCGAGCGCATCAGCGTGCTGCCGGGGCCGCCGACCCTGTACCTGTCGATGCTGGCTCACCCGCGCCTGGCCGAGACCGATCTGTCGAGCCTGCGCATCGCCGTGACCGGCGCGGCGACCATTCCGCCGGTGCTGATCGAGCGGATGCGCAACGAGCTGGGTTTTGCGGTGGTCACCACGGCCTATGGCCTGACCGAGTGCGGCGGCCTGGCGACCATCTGCAACCCGGATGACCCGGCGGACATCATCGCCGGCACCAGCGGCCAGGCGATTGTCGGGACCGAGGTGAGCATTCGCTCGGCGGACAACCAGCCGCTGGGCGCGGGCGAGTCGGGGGAAATCTGTCTGCGCGGCTTCCATGTGATGCAGGGCTATTTCAACGACCCGGCCGCCACCGCCGAGACCATCGACGCCGAGGGCTGGCTGCACACCGGCGACGTCGGCAACCTCGATGCGCGCGGCAACCTGAGAATCACCGACCGGCTCAAGGACATGTTCATCGTCGGCGGCTTCAACTGCTACCCGGCGGAGATCGAAGCCGGCTTGCTCGAGCACCCGGCCATCGCCCAGGTGGCGGTGATCGGCATTCCGGACGAGCGCATGGGCGAAGTCGGGTGCGCCTGCGTGGTGCTGCGTCACGGCCAGCAACTGGATGAGCCGGCCCTGATCGCCTGGGCCCGCGAGCGCATGGCCAACTACAAGGTGCCGCGCCAGGTGCGCTTCTTCCAGGCGCTGCCGGTGAATGCTTCGAACAAGGTGGTCAAGAACGAGCTGCGGGCGGCGCTGGCCGGCTAG
- a CDS encoding acyl-CoA dehydrogenase family protein, with the protein MSAIEQFRQATRTWLEANCPPSQRTAIPEGELVWGSSKPEFPSEDARLWFERMRDKGWFCPQWPTAYGGGGLSAEENAVLEREMRRLKCRPPQINLGIWMLGPVLLEFASEAQKLALLPPMCRGEVRWCQGFSEPNAGSDLASLKTAAVEDGDDFVVNGTKIWTSYGDKSDWMYALVRTDPKAPKHLGISLIVLDMKSPGVTVSPIDLISGKSAFCQVFFDNVRVPKSQLIGPINGGWNLGKSLLQHERKAMSTFGEFSLPNNFHLLPLIRQYLPKGASAADQALRARAQTCAMDEHAYSLTVQRLGEEARARKDVSAIMAIMKLVHSEQEHDKFEILLDALGYRALGWEDESFSEQELALTRGWLSSYAQTIAGGSSEVQLNVIAKRVLGLPSV; encoded by the coding sequence ATGAGCGCAATCGAACAATTCAGACAAGCGACGCGCACCTGGCTGGAAGCCAACTGCCCGCCGTCGCAACGCACCGCTATCCCGGAGGGTGAGCTTGTCTGGGGCTCCAGCAAGCCCGAGTTCCCCAGCGAAGACGCCCGCCTGTGGTTCGAGCGTATGCGCGACAAGGGCTGGTTTTGCCCGCAGTGGCCGACCGCGTACGGCGGCGGCGGCCTGAGTGCCGAAGAAAATGCGGTGCTGGAGCGCGAGATGCGCCGCCTCAAGTGCCGGCCGCCGCAAATCAACCTGGGCATCTGGATGCTCGGCCCGGTGTTGCTGGAGTTCGCCAGCGAGGCGCAGAAGCTGGCCCTGCTGCCGCCGATGTGCCGTGGCGAAGTGCGCTGGTGCCAGGGTTTCTCCGAGCCGAATGCCGGTTCCGACCTGGCCAGCCTGAAAACGGCGGCGGTGGAGGATGGCGACGACTTCGTGGTCAACGGCACCAAGATCTGGACCTCCTACGGCGACAAGTCCGACTGGATGTACGCCCTGGTGCGCACCGATCCCAAGGCGCCGAAGCACCTGGGCATCAGCCTGATCGTGCTGGACATGAAGAGCCCGGGCGTGACTGTCTCGCCAATCGACCTGATCAGCGGCAAGTCGGCGTTCTGCCAGGTGTTCTTCGACAACGTGCGCGTGCCGAAAAGCCAGCTGATCGGCCCCATCAATGGTGGCTGGAACCTGGGCAAGAGCCTGCTGCAGCACGAGCGCAAGGCCATGTCCACGTTCGGCGAGTTCAGCCTGCCGAACAATTTCCATCTGCTGCCGCTGATCCGCCAGTACCTGCCGAAAGGCGCGTCGGCCGCCGACCAGGCGTTGCGGGCACGGGCGCAGACCTGCGCCATGGACGAGCATGCCTACAGCCTGACGGTGCAGCGCCTGGGCGAGGAAGCACGGGCGCGCAAGGACGTCAGCGCGATCATGGCGATCATGAAACTGGTGCATTCCGAACAGGAACACGACAAGTTCGAAATCCTCCTCGATGCCCTCGGCTACCGTGCGCTGGGCTGGGAGGACGAGAGCTTCAGCGAGCAGGAGCTGGCGCTCACCCGTGGCTGGCTGAGCAGCTACGCCCAGACCATTGCCGGCGGCTCGTCGGAAGTGCAGTTGAATGTCATCGCCAAGCGGGTCCTTGGCCTGCCAAGCGTTTAA